The Canis lupus dingo isolate Sandy chromosome 18, ASM325472v2, whole genome shotgun sequence genome includes the window agcaGCGGGTGGGGGCCGTCGCCTGCCCGCTCCTCCTGGGGGACGGATGCTGAGCTGCTGGAGGGGATCTGGCCGCCGGCCCGGGGAGAGGGGGCTCTGTCTGCCCGTACGGGGTACAGGGACGAGCCGGGTCCCCCGTCGCACTGGGAACGGCCCGGGGGAGCCCAGCTTGGACCCGGGGCCTCACCGACTCCCGTGCTTTCTCTTGCAGGGAGAGCATCGTCCACGATGGTATCCTTCTGCGGTGTCCCCATGTCCCCGGGCCGCCCCAGGATGGTCCCCTGCACACCTGAAGGCAGCTCCCGAGTTCCTGCTTTCTGCTCCCTTGAGCGCCCGCCCCCACCTTTTCTATGAGTTCTGAGTAGAAATTCCATTTGAAGCGGTAGGGACGTTCACTAACAGGTGCGCTGGCTCCGCGCCTCCCCCACGGCCCTGCACCTCGAGTGGGGGGTCTGGGGGGGGTCTGCACCCCCCCCCAGCTGCCCGGAGCAAGAGAGCCCGGACCCCTCACCCTGGACTCCCAGACCCCCTGTACCGCACGCGGACCTGAGGGGTACGGCACTCAGGGAAGGTTGGTAGATGTTTAACTgcatgaaaaaagaatattttctttgaagaaaatgaaaaaaagtcatttttcctgTCCCCGGGGCCCGGGGAAGCCTGGTGCTCCAAGGCTGTCCCGCCCGCAGTCGCCAGGGACAGGCCGACCCTCCTGCTCCAGGCTAGAACATTTCCCGGGGTGCCAGGAGTCTGGGTGGAAGGCCCGCAGGCAGGGCGCCCCTGAGCACCGGGCAGGTGGCTGTACGGGCAGGGCCCCCGCTGGGTCCCCCGCAAGTCCTTAACCGCCGCCGCCAGCTCTCGTCCGTGTCTCTGCAAATGCTGCTCTGCCTGAGTGGGGCGTATGATGCCCTGTATTTCCTGGCCACGCTGCTCCTGATCATATATAAAAGTGAGTCCTCGTCGCGGAGCCCGGTGAGGTGTGCTCGCTGTGGCCCGCAACAGCCCCGTAACTGGGCCCCCGCCCTGTTGCCCACTGCTCTGCAGGTCAGGTTTTCACTTATCCTTATCCTTACCTGGTGCTCGACCTGAGTCTGCTGCTCCTCACGGGGATTCTGGAAGTGGCTCGGTTATATCTTGGTGAGTGGACGCAAGACCACGTAGTATGGGGGCTGCAGACTTCCCAGCCCCCAAGCTGGCGGCCTCGAAACAGGCCCCCCTTACAATGGGGTTCTTGGAGTCACTGGTGTCCTCCGCTTGGTCACTTATGGGCTTCGCCGTACGATGTCCTTGAGGATCCATGTATTCAGAAGCCTTGTTCAAGAGGCAGAACCGCAGCGGcaccggggggaggggggagcttcCACGTGGAAGCCTGTCCCCCCGAAGCCACGGGGGAGCAGAGACGCTGAGGCCAGAATGCAGCCTGGCCAGCTGACCAGGGCCCCgagtcccctcccctccttccttcccctgcccttgGCCTCAGCAGCCTGGAGGAGAAGCACCTGCAGTTTCTGTCTCGGCCCCAACGGGGTGGCGGAGCCTTCTCCGTCCACCCCCGGGGCCCACGGGCTGCTCCCCACTGTGTTCTCCGACCACAGAGGGCCCCACCGGGGTGCAGGCCTCCGGCCCTCTCTGCCTCCCGCGCCGCCGCAGGCCACCCTCTGGCGCTCCGCAGCGGGCGCCTACCGTGTGTAGGAGCACCCGCACAGGAAGAGCTGGTGGCGACCGACAGCTGGCTCCCCGGCCCTGCACCCCGCCCGGGCACAGCAGCATGTCCCGCCCACCTGCACCAGCGACGCCGACGCCCACCAGCGAAGACGCAGGCACGTGCCCTTGTCACCCCCGCAGCACTGCGGGGGCCTGTGGGCATCGCTGGCGCGGACGAGCCCACACCCCTGGGGCGGCAGGTGGCGCGGGGCACCGGCTCCCCTCCAGCAGCCGGGGCTCAGCGTTTCCTGTGACTGACCCGTTCGTAGAATCCCCAGTTGTGTTTTACGGGTGTGCCCAACGCACTCCAGAATTGCCCTTAGcccagagaaaaatatttttggaaatttttttttaaaagatcttatttattttgagagagagagcaggagtgggaggagcagcagagggaggaaaggcaggcttcccactgagcagggcgccccatgtggggctccatcccaggaccctgagatcatgccctgagcgaagGCCGCCCAGGTGCTTtgtttttggaaacttttttttttttaattttaattttaatttttatttatttatgatagtcacagagagagagaggcgcagagacacaggcagagggagaagcaggctccatgcaccgggagcccgatgtgggattcgatcccgggtctccaggatcgcgccctgggccaaaggcaggcgccaaaccgctgcgccacccagggatcccctgtttttggaaactttattttatttttattttttttttaatttttatttatttttgatagtcacagagagagagagaggcagagacacaggcagtgggaggagaagcaggctccatgcaccgggagcccgacgtgggatttgatcccgggtctccaggatctcgccctgggccaaaggcaggcgccaaaccgctgcgccacccagggatccctggaaactttaaaagaaacttcCTCCACCCACTTGGAATTAGAGAAAGGTGTCAGAAAGCAACTGGGACCACTTTTAGAAAACCAAGTCCCCTCTCCCATGCCCACAGCGGACCCAGAGGCGGAGATGGAACATCATGGCTGCAGCTGGCTGTTGCCGTCACGAGGAGAACGCAGCCCCTTGTGGCACTTTGCTTTCTGACCGCTCACACGTGACGTGGTGGCCACAACAGCACCTCTTCCAGGAGGCCCTCAGGCCTGCATCTGGAGGCCGTGCCGGTGATGAGCTGCCGCCTTCCCGGGCACACGCAGGGCTCGGTGGGCGTCCTGACCCGGTGCCCACTCGCGCGTCTGTTCTGCTCTCCAGGCACCAAGGGCAACCTGACGGAGGCGGAGGTGCCGCTGGCCATCAGCCTGGTCCTTACCGCGGGGGGCGCCCTGCTGTCCACCCACTTCCTGCTCTGGCAGACCCTGGTGCTGCAGGCCGACTCCATCCTCGGTGCCACGCGCCTGGCGCTGCACGGCCTGGAGGCCGCCCTGCAGCTGGTGGCCATTGCCGCCTTCGTCAGCTAGGCCGCCGGTGCCCGGCCCCCCCGGATGGCTCCGGACGGAGCCCCCGGTTGCTCGGCTGTGTGCGCTGGCTCCCTTGGGCGGCCGGGCTGCTGGCCGCGGCCGGGCAGGCTCCGGTGGTGCACGGTGTCGTCGGTGCCGCGCAGTCTCTCACAACTGCTGGCATCCGCGCTTTCCACACTGGTGCGCGGGGAGCCGGGGCCCCACGGCTCACGACAGGCCAAGTCCCGCGGGACGTGCACTCGGCTTTGCAGCAGAAAGACAAGAACTGCGagctgtgtgtgtgctggggggtCCCCGGTCCCCGGGGCTTCTGCAGGAGGCATTCTGGAACCCGCCACTGCCCGGCCGCGGGCTACCTGTGCGGAGGCACCCTGTCCTGCAGGGCTCCGGGCTCCCAGCGGCTTCCGTCCGTGTGTCTGTCGCGCACTGTCTGTGTTAGGAGTTGCGTATCCAGGTGTTTTCTCTGCCCCATATTGTCGAAATAAATGTTTCTACCCCCCCGGATTTCTCCCAGCTAAGGACACCTGCCTCCTCGGGGTTCTCTCTGGATCCTCAGGAGCACaccccacccaggcatcccccaggaACCACGGGCACAGTGCTTCCCCCCAGAAGGCAGCACGGCCGGGCCCCGGGGTGCGCCCAGACCCCTGCAGGGACGGGCCTCAGCCAGGGGTGGGAGCACGCCCTCCACTGGTGTGTCCTCCAGGAGCCCTGTCCCCTGCCCGCGTAGATGCCCTTGTGCTTACCTGCGCTTGTGTGCCTGTGCAGCGGGGCTTTGCACCCCTGATGGTGGGCACGCCCTCCGCGGACCTGGGAAGGCCGGACGGTGCGCTTGCCCTCCGCCAGCTCCCCTGCAGGCCCTAGCCCCCGACACCTGGGGCCCTGAGGGTTCATGACCTCCTGCCGAGGATGCAGGCCAGGCTCTGACACTCACGTCCGTCGCTTTGGCTACACAGAGGTGTCAGTCTCCCGTCCAGGGAGGACACCACGGCTCTAGGCAGCTACCACCAGCCTGGGACCCCAGACAGGGGTTAGCGCCCCTGTTCTGACGACAGTCACTTCAGTTTCAGAAGTCTGTAGTGCCCACCTCATCTGCTCCCTGCGTGCCTTCCCACCTTTTGCCCTCCCAGGCTCAGGCTCCGGCAAGGACGAGGGCAGGCCCTGGCCTTCCCTTGTGGGTGCTCAGCAGCATCGGGAACAGAACCAGGAAGCCGGGGCTCGcaagggctggggggcagggctgggccccaGAGGAAGGCTCACCTGTGGTGCTtcagcaggtgggcaggtggggagagCTGCCCTGCGGTGCTGGTGACCTACCAGGGCAGAACGTGCCTCCAACCCCCCAGGGGGATCCCCAGGAAGTGCTCCGCCCCGGCCAGCTGCCCTTGGGCCCCCGCCCCCTGGTGCACCCCGGGAACGCTAGCTAGAGCCTGTGGGTCCTCGCTTGCCACCTGGGGGTGCCCTGCACTGCTGGGACTAGGCCTCTGCCCCTTCATCTCATTCCGCCCAGCTGGCTGAGGCAGGGGAGTCAGGCCAGGAGGAAGGACACCTGCCCCCACGCGGCGGGTACAGGTGAGGCCTGGGCCTCAGGAGGGGCCACAGCCTGGAGCCCCCCTCCCTTGTCCTCTCCCCCCATGGCGCCCAGGCCTCCAGAGCGCGTGCAGTGGAGCTGGGGCTGCACAAAGACCAGGGTCTCCCGCTTGGGGCAGTCGGGGTGCAGGGTCTTGGACACGCGCCCACGCTGcagcctgacccccaggacccCGGCCCCAGGGGCCAGCTGAGGAGGGGCTTCTGCGCCAGGAGGGTCCCAGCCTCACCCTGCTCGCTCGCCCCATACGGCCCCACAGCGAGGGGCTCCCGATCCGCGTCCCCTTGACTGGCGGCTGTTGGGGACCGTCCGCAgggagccccggggcggggccgagccaggatgccgcgcccccgcccctccccccgcgcccgccggCTCTGGTCTCTAACCTGCCGCTCAGGTTCCTCCtcgcgccccgccccggcccggcccagccGCGCGTCCCTCCCGCTGCCGAGCCTGGGCGCCCAGGCGAGGAGCCGACAGACGGGCGGACGGACGCACCGACAAGGGGCCCACGGGCGGCGCGGGCGTCGGGCGCAGGAGCAGGTGAGCGTCCCGGGGCCCCACCCAGCGCACCCCCACCTGCCGACCTGTAGTCCggcttggcctcagtttcctggctTGGCCGCGAGACTGGGGGCTCTGGCCGGAGTCCATGGGCCCAGCCGTCAGAGGCACTGGGGTGCGACAGGGCCGCCCCGAACCCGTGgccaggagctgggtgggggcCTGGCATGCCCGGCCTGTCCTGGGGCGGCCCTGGGTGCACCTAAGGCCCCGGCCGCCTCCCGGCCCTGGGGCTCCATGGAGAGAACCCCTTCCTCCAGGACCGGGGTGGGAAGGGGGTTTCCCATGTCCCTCAAGGGCCCCAGCCCCCTTTCCCGGGACAGGCTGGGGCTTCCTTTGTGGCCAACACTTGAGGGGAGCCAGTGGCTCCCCacgggtgggggcaggagggcactTCCTGGCTGTTTCAGCCCACAGAGAATCCGGGCCAGAAGCATCAGGCTGGGGTCAAGGGGTGTGGGCGTTTCAAGGCGGAGGAGGCTGCGAGCTGGGCTGCCGGGCCTGAGCTGAAGCTCCTCTGGGTCCCTTTTCCCTGGGCCAGGCTGGCCTGGGGGGCCCACGCATGGAGGCGTCCCTGGcggcagggcaggagggcaggcaggCCCGCAGGTGCCCCCGGTCCGGGTGGGGCCAGCCCCAGCAGGAGCGGTCCTGGCGCCCCTCATCCCCACCTCTGCACTGCTCCTCCCagtccccctcccgccccgccccggcctctGCGGCCCAGGCCCCCCTCCTGCCTAGGACGGGGCCTCCGTGGCCTGCCCTCCACCTGGCCCAGTCTCCCCAGCGCGCCTGgagcccacccctgccccacccaggcTTCCCCGCCTGTCCCTCCTTACCTACCAGGTTTGGGCACCGCCAGGGCCGGGGTGTTCCCCCATTCCAGGGCTCCACCCGGCTGCCTCTGGGCCTTCAGCTGACTCCTCCCCAAGGTCACTTGGCTgtgagctggaatttgaacttgGAGCTGGTtcctccaccctccctgccctgctggggCCTCCTCTGCTGCCCAACCAGGCACCCTGCTCGGCCCTCCCTTTGCACCCGGAAAATGGCCACAGTGAAACCAAAGGGCAGCCTGGGCCCCGGGCTGCTCCCACCCCTGGGCCTGCGGGCTCCCCTGCCCCGGTCAGCTGACGGGAGCCAGGCGCCCGTGGTGGCCCCTCCTCCGGCTGTGCCCCGACCCAGATGCCAGCACCTGGCCTCAGCTCTCCGGCCGGTCCTGCAGAGAGCCGCCCCgaggacggggtggggggtcGTAACCAGTGTGTGTCTACGTGCGCCCCGAGGCCTGGGGTTCGCCCAGGTGCGTGTGCCGGACACATGTGCCCCGTGCCCTTGGCTCGGCCCGCCAGGAGTCCCAGTGAGCAAACACTCGGCTCACTCGCTGAGGTCATGGGCATTCCGGACATTCTCCACGGCTACGTGGTCGGAGGAATCTGACCAAGCCCCTACTCCCACCCACCCCGAGAGAGCCGGGCCCCTCGGTGACACATGGGAGGGGTGACCCGAAGCTCCCAGGCCCCTCACGCCTCCTCAAAACCCTCTCTGTCAAACCAGAAAGTCCTGGGGTGCTCCCTGCCCTCAGAGCCCAGCCCCCCCGGCCTGTGACCACCCACCCTGGCAGGCCCCACGTACGGAGGTCCCCACTGAGGGACAGCCCTGCCAGGGGTCCCAGGGGGCACGTGTTCGTCTGGCTCGGGGGCGCCAGGCTCCGCTCACCCCCCTGAGGTGTGCTCCCTCCAGACTTTGTTCTGGGCTCTGGGTCTCCAAGGCCACACCTGCCCCCTGCTGCCTGCCCCCTGACCCCATCCCGGGTCCAGTCTCGTCCTGGGCTACCTTCCTCTCGTATTGGCTCCCACCTGCCTCAGGACCCTTGAACACGTGTGGCATCTCCCTGGTCCCCTTTCTGAGCCCCCAGGACACTGTCCTTGCAGGCCCaccccaggcagcctgggagaGGGGCTCCTCCACCGGCACAGCCTGGGGTTCCCTGTGGAAGCCCGAGGGCCTGGGGTGAGATGGGGGACGTGGGCTGGGAGGTCCTGCTGTGTCTGCTTCCCGAGGACACCGTGCCCAAGCCCTGGGGCAGTCTGTCCAGGACGGCAGGGCTGCAGCCTCTAGGTCTGGGCTGGGAGGAAGCCGAGACGAGGTCCTGCCCTGGGAGCAGGGAAGCCACCGACCAGGCCCCGGGGAGGCATCAGCTCGGCTGCCCTGTCCACTCAGGTGGGGGCCGGGCTCTAGGCCCTGGACTCAGGCCACGAGGCTCCCCTTCGTCACCGGCCACCACCAAAGACGCCATGAGCCAGCTGGGGTCTGTGAGCTGCTGCCCCGGTGCTGCCAAGTGAGTCCCCACCCCCACGCGCTGGGCAGTCCCCAGGGAGGGGTGCGGTGTGGGCCTCGCCCtcaccagcccctcccctgcagcgGCAGCCTGGGCCGGTCTGACGGTGTGACCAAGATGAGTGCCAAGGACCTGTTCGGTGAGTGAGGCTCAAGGATGGGCGCCGGGGTCtggccgcctcccctcccccaggctgtgCCAGGCCCCGCAGGGACGCAGGCCAGCCCTCGGTGCCCAGAGGGGCCCCAGACCCTCACGGAGAAGCAGCTGCTCGgtccccgcctccctccctccccgtaAGGAGAGAGGACTTTACTAATAATTCAGGGACCATCAATATTGATTCGGCCGCCCCGCTCACTGCAACCGGATAGCCCgaggggcagggcccaggctgcGCTGAGTCCAGGCACTGCTGGGGGGGCCTGGTCCGCCCCCCCAGACACACGTTTGTGCCTTTGGACTCGGCGCCCCGTCCAGGAGGGGCCCGAGGGGCCGGGAGACGTCAGCTGGCGGCGCTTGCCGTGGGGGGAAGCCCTGGATGGACCCTTCCCGGGCAGCTGGGCAGGGGGCCTCTGCGGGAAGAGCTGCTCAGCGTCTCGCAACCCCTCGGGCACAGACCCCCGCACTGCTCCGAGCTGGGGGTCCTTCCTCGGGGCCTCCTGGCGGTGGAGGGAGGCTTGCCGTCGGCCCACAAAGGGCCCTCGCTCGTATTCCACACCCTCGAGTCCTTTCTGGCGGCGGCACCCCTCCGCTCGCCCTCCCTGTGGCCCAACCGGGGGTCCAGTGCCACCTGGACTCAGGGCTGCGGGTCCTGCCCCCCTGGGGTGACTGACTGGTGACTCCCTGCTCAGAACAGAGGAAGAAGTACTCCAACTCCAACATCATCATGCATGAGACCTCCCAGTACCACGTCCAGGTAAGGCCAGCTCCCAAGGAGCACCCCTCGGGTccccgggcagagggagaaactgaggcatggggagACATGACCCCCACAGCAGGCGGCCAGAGCCAGGGCCTGCCCCACACCTGTCCGACCCTGGGATGCCCACAGTCCGGGGGCCATAGGAGGCAAGGACAAGGCTCGGGTGCTGTCCGGCAGCACTTGATGGGAACCTTGTGGGCGGGAAGCTGTCATCCTGGCCCCAAACAAGGATCTGGCTTTGGAGGGAAAAGGTGGGACCCAGACACGCCTCCTGCAGGTAAACCTCGGGTGGCCAGTGTGGATGGACTCGGGGAGCGGCTGTACCGCCCAGCCGCCCTTGGCCAGCGGCCAGCTCAGGGGCTCTTCATCCTGGGTCAGCCTCCACTCACACTCAGATCTCAGGAAGCATGTTTTTAAATGACCTTCCTGGTTCTTGACCACTGTCCCAGCCTACAGGACAACAGGGCTAGGAAGGGCCGAGGACGAAGGCAGGGGGGCCCTGGACCAGGAAGGGGGAGCTTTGGGTCAGGAATGGGAGGCCATGGGTCAGGAAGGGGGAGCCCTGGGTCAGGAAGGAGGAGCCCTGGGTCAGGAAGGGGAGGCCCTGGGTCAGGAAGGGGGAGCCCTGGGTCAGGAAGGAGGAGCCCTGGGTCAGGAAGGGGGGGACTGGACCAGGAAGGGGGGGCCTGGACCAGGAAGGACCAGGATCAGGAAGATGAGGACTTCCTCCCCATGGAACCGGCCACACCCGCAGAGGCAGACAAGTCAGTGCTTTGTGCGCCTCAGGTTCCTGGTCTCCACAACAGGTCCACGGAGACACTGGAGGTCCCTGGGCTCCTGAATCAGGCTGTGCTGGGTGGGTGCCCTGGTGCCAGGCTGCTGCCTCAGGGTCTGGGGCGGGGCACCAGTGGGGACGAGTCGGCTGGGTCCCCTTGCTTCCCAGGCAGTTCCGCCCCCCGTCTCGGGGCTGGGGGACCTTCGCCCTTCCAGACGTTGGTCCAGGCGAGTCTGTGGGAAGACCCTGGCCCGGGGCCCTCGTTGCTGATCCACGGGCGTGCCTGCCCCTCCGGATGCGGGAGGCGCCCCGGCAGTGGAGGGCTGCTGAGAGTTGGGGCTGGTTCCTTTGCTAAGTGAGCATCCAGCAGAGGGGAGGGTGTGCAGCTCTGCTCCAGGCTGGTGTCGCTGCCGCCGCGGTCAGGACGCCACG containing:
- the TMEM80 gene encoding transmembrane protein 80 isoform X3; the protein is MAAARRGRASSTMLSSVSLQMLLCLSGAYDALYFLATLLLIIYKSQVFTYPYPYLVLDLSLLLLTGILEVARLYLGTKGNLTEAEVPLAISLVLTAGGALLSTHFLLWQTLVLQADSILGATRLALHGLEAALQLVAIAAFVS
- the TMEM80 gene encoding transmembrane protein 80 isoform X1; its protein translation is MAAARRGRASSTMLSSVSLQMLLCLSGAYDALYFLATLLLIIYKSQVFTYPYPYLVLDLSLLLLTGILEVARLYLEGPTGVQASGPLCLPRRRRPPSGAPQRAPTVCRSTRTGRAGGDRQLAPRPCTPPGHSSMSRPPAPATPTPTSEDAGTCPCHPRSTAGACGHRWRGRAHTPGAAGGAGHRLPSSSRGSAFPVTDPFVESPVVFYGCAQRTPELPLAQRKIFLEIFF
- the TMEM80 gene encoding transmembrane protein 80 isoform X2; the protein is MLSSVSLQMLLCLSGAYDALYFLATLLLIIYKSQVFTYPYPYLVLDLSLLLLTGILEVARLYLEGPTGVQASGPLCLPRRRRPPSGAPQRAPTVCRSTRTGRAGGDRQLAPRPCTPPGHSSMSRPPAPATPTPTSEDAGTCPCHPRSTAGACGHRWRGRAHTPGAAGGAGHRLPSSSRGSAFPVTDPFVESPVVFYGCAQRTPELPLAQRKIFLEIFF